A segment of the Staphylococcus ratti genome:
GAAGAAACACGGTTGTCTTAGCTTGAGCTCATTTTGTATGAAAACGCTTTTAATTTCATGTTGATTCACATCAAACGCTACTATATGATGAACATGTATTTAAATTCACAGAATGGAAGTGTTTGTATGAAAATTGTAGCCGTGACGTCCTGTCCTAACGGTATCGCACATACGTATATGGCTCAAGAGAAGTTAGAACAAGCTGCAGAAGAGCTAGGTATTGAGATTAAAGTAGAGACACAAGGTGGTGTCGGTGTTGAAAACAGGTTAACTTCCAAAGACATTCAAGAAGCGGATGGCGTTATCATTGCGGCTGACCGTCAAGTTGATTTGCAACGTTTTAGCGGTAAAGTATTGATTCATGAAAACGTTCGGGCAGGTATTCATCATCCAAAGCAACTGATTGCACGTATACAAAATAACGAAGCGTCTGTCTATCATACTAACGAGGAAGCACAGACAACGACGCAAAATTCGAATGATGACAAAGCGCACAAAGGGATCCAACAGGTTTATCAGCATTTAATGAATGGTGTTTCGTTTATGGTCCCGTTTATTGTCGTTGGAGGATTATTAATTGCAATTGCTCTGTCATTAGGTGGACACAAAACAGCCACTGAAGGTATTGTCGTTCCGGACGATTCTTTTTGGAAACCTTTTGAAAAAATTGGGGCGCTCGCTTTTAGCTTTATGGTACCTATTTTAGCAGGTTACATTGCGATGAGTATCGCCGATAAACCAGGGCTTGTCCCAGGGATAATAGGTGGTGCTATTGCAGCAGACGGAAGTTTTTACGGCAGTGATGCAGGTGCTGGTTTTTTAGGTGGTATTGTTGCAGGTTTTATTGCTGGATATATCGCTAAATGGATTAAACAAGTGAAAGTGCCTAAAGCAATGGCGCCGATTATGCCAATTATCATTATACCGATTATAGCTTCGGTCATCGTAGGCCTTATCTTTATTTACTTAATTGGGGCACCGATTGCAGGAATATTTGCTGCTTTGACCGCTTGGTTAAAAGGCATGCAAGGTGCTAATATTATTATTTTAGCTATGATTATTGGTGCTATGATTGCCTTTGATATGGGAGGGCCAGTTAATAAAGTAGCGTTCTTATTTGGTTCTGCTTTAATTGCAGAAGGGAACTACAGTGTGATGGGGATGGTTGCGGTGGCCGTATGTACGCCACCGATTGGCCTAGGTATTGCAACATTCATAAACCGTCGAAAATTTAATCACAACGAAATAGAAATGGGAAAAGCGTCGTTTACGATGGGGCTTTTTGGAATTACAGAAGGTGCTATCCCATTCGCAGCACAAGATCCGTTACGAATTATTCCAGCTAATGTAATAGGCGCAATGGTGGCAGCAGTCATTGCAGCGCTAGGTGGTGTAGGTGACCGTGTTGCTCATGGTGGTCCTATTGTAGCAGTGCTTGGAGGAATTGATAAAGTGTTGTTTTTCTTTGTTGCAGTGATTGTTGGGAGCTTAGTGACAACAGCGCTTGTGCTCGTGTTGAAAAAGCAATCACCACAAATCGCAACTGTAACGGGTACACCAGCGTCTACTGAAATAGACGCTACACCTCAAGAAGCAACACAAGAAGAGACACAGACACGACAAACATCCCTCCAACAAACAGACACGACACATTTAATTCATCCAGAAACAACAATAATTCATCAAGCTACTATGTCTCGAGATGAAGCGATTGAATATATGGTTTTGAATTTAGAGAAACAAGGTTATGTTAAAAATAAAGAAACATTAGTACATGATATTTTTGCACGTGAAGCGGAATCTACGACTGCATTAGGGATGAATATCGCGATGCCACATGCGAAGACGACAGGTATTGCTCAGCCTGTAGTTTCAGTTTTGAAAAATAGTGAAGGCATCACTTGGGAGAGTTTAGATGGCACGATGCCTCACATTGTATTTTTAATTACTGTCCCTGAAAGCAGTCATGACACGCACTTGAAAACATTACAAAACTTATCACGACACCTTATGGATGACGCTCAACGTGAAGCATTATTACAAAGTGAAACAGAAGATGAACTTTATCAACATGTTGAAAAAATGATGACATAATATTTTATTAATTGCGATTAGAAGTAAAGATTGGATAAAAAGTACAGTACGTTTTAATAGAACGGAATGACGTAATAAAACAAGTTTTTCTGTTTTATTACGTCATGAAAGTTGTCTTGACGAACGTATTTTTTAGAAGATAGTGAAGCTGTTTTTTAGAAAACGCATACAGCATTGTCCAACGCTTAGCTTTTAATCGCTTTTTAATGCCTAATAATACTTTCTAAATTTTCTGAATTTTTATAAAATAAACATCAAAGGGGGAACAATATGAATAAATCAGTATATTTATTACTCTTTGATACACTGTCAACGATAGGTTCAGGCGTTTTTACATTTACATGTAGCTTTTACATACTTCAACAAACGGGGTCGGGCGTAATATTTGGCGTGTACCTCGCAATGTAAGCAATCGTAAATAGTCTTACAATACCAGTTATAGGGAATATCATTGATAGACACCATAACAAATCCATCCTTTTATTAGGACAAATAGTAAGTATTATTTCGCTTCTATCTTTCATTTTATTTTATAACCATCAGTATCAAATGATTTTCATTTTAATGATATTGCTTACTGTAGTAGATGTAACTGTAAAAACGATTGTATCCTCTAATTTGAAATGGATAACAGGAGATCATTTAGAACGCGTTGTGTCACTAAGACAATTGATTCAATCTTCTGCATTACTTGTCTCTCCAATTGTTGGAGGAATACTTATTTCTATTTTAACGATTCAACACGTAGCAATAATCAATATAATTACAGAGCTTCTAGCTTTAATTTTTATTTTTTTATTAGCATTTAAAGAGGGCGTGCTAAAAGTCAGAGACAAAACTTTTGGAGCGATTTTAAAGCAGGTGTGCGTTATATTTATCAAATGACAGAAGTTAAGTATTTATTAGTATTTTGCATCTTTTTAAACTTTATCGTCAATGCATTAATTGTTGGGATGCCCATTTTGATAATTCAAAAATTATCATTAATGTCAAAACATTTAGGCATGGCAGAGAGTATGTTAGGTATCGCTTTAATTTTGAGTGGACTTGTATTTTCGATTGTGCCAATCAGAAAAAATTTAAAGCTCAGCTTTCTTCTGGCTTTTATTATGCAAGCATTGGTATTTATTTTACTAATCATTACTCAAATTGTTTCAATTTCGATACTCGTTATATATAGTTTCGTATTGATAGGACAGTTTATATTGGGTTTTTCAGTGACTTTGGGGAATATTCCGTATCAAATTATGTTGCAACACTTAGTGGACGAAGCATATAAATCTCGAGTGTTTTCAGTGAATCAAAGTGTGGTTTCTTCACTTGTCCCATTATCCTATACGTTATTTGGTTTCTTATTACCGGCGTTTTTTACAGAGACTTTAATTGTATGTAGTATTGTGATGCTTTTAATGATTATTGTATTTTATATGAAAATGAAGCCGATCCAGACTGAATTTGAGATGTAAATGGATCTAAAATGAATTTTGGAAAGTTAGAGAAAATATATGGTTTTATGAAGTGAGAGTTTACAAAAAATTCAAATGTTTTTAAAATAAGAAATTTATAATTTTTAGTGTAAGTAGATTAAATATTAAAGGAGTGTATTAAAGTGAAAAAAAGAATTCAACTTTCTTTTCTGATTATGTTAGTTGTAGTCATAACTTTAGGATTTACAGTGCCACGAACAGCAGATGCAGTAAGTGATTCAACGAAAGCGGCCAAAACTTACACAACAGATGTGAAAGATACGACAAAGTTAAGCCAAACTCAAAAAGCAGCGCTTGCGTATTATATTCAAGGGTATGACAGATTTACATTTACGAGACAAGAAATCAAAAAGGGCAAATATACTGTGCTTTGGATGGAAGGAAAAAAATATGTTTATCCTATTAAAAAAATTGATTTGGTAAAACAGCCTAGGTTTAGTAAAGGCATGGAACATATGCAAGGGGCACCTGAAGATATGGTGTTTTATCATGTATTACCCGCTAAAGGAAATTTTGCGACAGTGATAGGAGTAAGCAAAACACAAGTAGTAATTGGTGGTACGCAAAATTCATCTACGTATAAAGCCTTTCTCAAAAATGCAAAAGTTCAAACACTTGCACCACTTTATCAACAATATCATAAAGATCCAATGTATCAACAAATTGTAAATAAAATGGTAGTAAGAACGACATACCCTAAGTCATAGATGTTAAGCGAAACTAATAATGTAACGTAATTAAGGAGCCGAGATAAGTCTTTGGCTCCTTAGTATATTGGCTAAATGTAATGCTAGAATACAAAAGTATTATCTAGGTTGCCCTGTAATGTAATCTAGTTGTTTTGCTGTATTTGCATCGATTGTACGGTAAGAAATAACGCCTAGTCCTTTAACGTTTGTTTCTGAAATGACGATTGAACCATCGTCATTTACTTTTTCAACAAAAGCGACATGACCGTAATAGCGATCTGCACCTAATTGATTTGGTTGGAACACGATAGCATTGTGTGGTTCAGGCGTATCTGTTACTTTATAGCCTTTCGTTAAAGCATTGTAACTCCAGTCACTTGCATTTCCCATATCTTTCGCGATGTGTACATTGTATTGTGCCATTCGATGATAAACATACCATGTACATTGTCCTTGAGGATAGTTGGCACTTTCTCCTGCTACTCTAAAAGGCTGGAAATTCACATTTTTTAAAGCGTCTGGTTTTTGAACAGAGCCTTCAGATAATGGACTTGCGAGTTCAGGGTTATCATAGCGTGAAAGATCATATGTTTCGATTAAGTGAATCAGTTTTTGATCGTAATCTGGGTCTGTAGCATATGTACCGACTAAAGCTTTAGCCGCTTTGCGATAATCACTACTTTGGCTTTTCCACGCATCTTTATAAATTGTAGGATGACCGTCTATCCCATTTTTAATCAGTGTGGCATAATCATCAAGTGATGCTTTATTATCTGGATATTTACGGAAATCTGCGTTGATTTGGTACATTTGTTTACCATCAGATTCTAGTGTTTGAAATGGAACAGAAGCTCCGTGGTACGCCCCTTTCATACCGAAAAGGTTATAATTGGGTGCTTTAGATAAATCACTACGACCTGAGTCAGATTCTAAAATAGCTTGAGCAATCATAATGGATGCGTAAAGTCCTTCGTTTTCAGCAATTTCATGTGCATCGGGTGCAATACGGTTAATAAATGCACGTGTTTCAGGATCTTCTATAATACTTAAGCGTTGTTGTCCATTGGCTTCCTCAGGTTGTTTTTCAAAAATCGTCGTTTGACGTGTAGCATGTTTCGATGAATCAGACGACTGTTGTGGCGCGTGTTCTCGAGATGATGTTAAGGCATCTTTTGAAGGGAGTTGTGGATTGTTTTTATCGTTATTAGGATGAGACTTTTCAGTGTCGTCGTGCTCTTGAGATGTTTCACCATATTTTTTGAAAAAAGCGTCCATTCCTTCTGTTTGTTGTGTTTCGTTTGATGTGTTTGCTTCTGATTTTGTGTCTGCTGTGTCATCAGTAGAATTACTTTTAGTAGTGGCATAAGCATCTACTGGTGAAAAAGAGGGGGCGACAAGTGCAGTCGCAATGAGTATTCGTACAACATAGTTACTTTTCACTTAAGTGCTCCTTCCTTAGTCCTAATACAATTTGATGAAGTGCCTCAAAAAAATTAGAATATGAAAACATTGATGTAACGGGGTTCATCGCCTTCAAAGGATGAATTTTTAAGGTTTATAAATTTCAAATATATACATTTTAAATTTTACATGATTATAATAGATTAATAAAGATTTTTTCATTCTGAGGTGAAATTATGAAAAACCCCATCGATATTTTTAAGATGGATATCAAGCAATTGGTGAAAAGCCCAATTGCATGGCTTGCTTTAATAATGTTGACCGTCTTACCTGCACTTTTCGCATGGTATGACTTGAGTGCCAATAAAGATCCTTTTCAACAAACCGAACATATGAAGATTGGTGTTGTCAATGAAGATAAAGGAACTAAAATTCAAGGACGTAAAATCAATGTTGGTAAGACAGTAGAACAACAATTAAAAACACAAAAAAAGTGGGATTGGCAATTTGTCGATCGTCAAACGGCAGAGAGTGCTTTGAAAAAAGGAAACTACGTCGCTGTTTTACATATACCTCAAACATTTTCAGAGGATGTGACCGGAATTATTCGGCAAAAGCCGAAACAAACGACTGTGACATATCATGTTAACGAGAAAATAAATGCAATTACACCAAAATTGACAGATGCGACGATGGGAGAATCGATTAAACAAGCGGACGCAATGTTTAATGCGAGTGTGATGAAAGTTTTACTTGATGAAGCGAATAAACAGGGCATTCAACTTGAAGATCAATTGCCTTCTTACCAAAAAATTCGCGATAGTATTGCGCTCGCTAATGAAGCAATGCCTAAAATCGAACAATTTAAACAAGCCGTCATTGAACTTGATCGACAGCAAACTGATTTAGAAAAAAATCTTACGGCTTTACAACAAGTGACGCAATATAAAAATGAGGCAATGGCAGCGAATCAACAATTAAATCAAATTCATAATCAAAACCTTGCAAAGTATGGGCCAGTATTAAGTGGTCAAGCCTACGATATTTCTGTAGCTACAGGTCAATTTAATCAGTCGTTGGAACCTTTGTTTAATCAATATGATAGTGTGCGGACTAACTTAGAAAATCATCAGCCGGGCGCACGTGCACAATTGAGCACGTTAGCACAAACGTTAGAGAAAGATTTTCCGTCAGTGCAAACAGATATTAATAAGGCCAACCAGCAATTTGAAACGTTAGACAAAGATAATACTTTAGAGCATATTGTGAAATTGATGCGCACGGACTTAAAAAAGCAAGCAGGTGTAGCTTCTAATCCAATTCATTTAGAGCGCCAAAGTTTGTTTACGGTCGAAAGCTTTCAAAGTGGTCTAACTCCTTTCATTACATCGACGGCATTATGGCTTGGACTATTATTAACGACGTTATTAATTCACGCACGTCACCCTTATGAGACAACTATAGAAGCACGTAGCTCAAGATTTCATTTTCTTGGACGTATAGGATTATATACATGGATAACGTTGTTTCAAGCATCAACAATTATCATCACATTGTTTTTTATTTTAGAAATTCCAATTCAAAGTCGTCTTCTATTTGTTGGCGTGAGTGCCTTTGTTGCCTTAATTTATGTATTTATTGTCTATACATTAGTGGCATTATTTGGCAATATCGGCAAAATTGGTGTAGTCCTTTTACTTGCTTTTCAATTTGTAGGGACAGATGGAGTGTTTCCAAGTGCAGTGGCGCCGTCATTTGTGCAAAAGATACAACCTTTTTTACCATTCCATCATAGTTTAATGCTGTTTCGTGAAGCAGTAGGTGGAGTCGTTTACGAAGCACTCGTGACTGAAATGGCTTGGTTAGGGCTATTTGGAATTGGTGTCTTTATATCTGGACTCCTCTTGTATCCATTATTACGTCGATTGCGTTTAAAACGCATCGAAAAACGTGGAACATCTAAGTTATTTGAATAAATGGTGTATTATGATACATTGAGAGAGTAACCTTAAGAGATGTTGTATGAAGGAGGGGGAGGATGTCAGAAAAAATATATCGTATGAAAGTGAAAAGTGTTTATCCACATTATATCAATAAGGCCGAGAAGAAAGGCCGAACGAAACAAGAAGTAGATACCATTATTAAGTGGCAGACAGGCTATACACAAGAGGCACTTGAACAACAACTCGAACAAGAGGTGACGTTCGAACAATTTTTTAAAGAAGCGCCTGAGTTGAATCCAGACCGTAAAAAAGTTAAAGGGGTCATCTGTGGGATACGTGTGGAAGAGATTGAAGACGATATAGTTCAAGAAGTCCGTTATCTCGATAAAATGATAGACGAGTTGGCTAAAGGCAAGACGTTAGATAAAATTTTTAGAAAGTCCACATAATAAACTAAAAACAGCGGTGAAGCGATTGTTCATAAGAACATTGCTTCACCGCTGTTTTTTATAGTAGAAGCGGATGTGATTTTCTGAAACTTCCGTTTGTGATATTTTGAGCTTCTTATTATAGGTATTATTTTATTTAAGGTTGTGAAGTGTTAGCGTTTGGCGTTGTGTTATTTTTAGGTTGCGTTGTTGAAGATGAAGGTTTGCTAGGTGCTTGTTGAGTTGGACGTTCTGATGTAGCAGGTCGCTGTGTTGGTTCAGATGTCGTTGGGCGCTCAGTCGTTGGTTCATCTGTCTTAGGTTTTGCTTGCTGTGTTGATGGTTCCTCAGTTTTGTGTGGCTGTGGAGAAGGACGTTGTGTTGGGTATGTGGGTTGCTGATGATGGTAATATTCTTGCGTTGGTTGCTCGTAGCCGTGTTCTGACGTTGTGTGATCGTCTGTTACATCTTCAGCTGTTTTCTTGTTTTTTATTTTATCCTTTGTTGTGGATTGTTCTTGTTTCTGAGTGCTATCATCGATCCTTGGTGTATGCGTGAAAGCTTTAATAGATACGGCGATAAGTAAAACAACAAGAAACAATATCACAACAACAGAAGTCACTTTTTTCATTTTCGTGGTAGCCTCCTTGAACGTGCTTGTGCATTAGTTATAGTATAGCGAATATTCTCATAAATGGTAAGATGTTAAACTTGGTTTTATGCCAT
Coding sequences within it:
- a CDS encoding fructose-specific PTS transporter subunit EIIC, which encodes MKIVAVTSCPNGIAHTYMAQEKLEQAAEELGIEIKVETQGGVGVENRLTSKDIQEADGVIIAADRQVDLQRFSGKVLIHENVRAGIHHPKQLIARIQNNEASVYHTNEEAQTTTQNSNDDKAHKGIQQVYQHLMNGVSFMVPFIVVGGLLIAIALSLGGHKTATEGIVVPDDSFWKPFEKIGALAFSFMVPILAGYIAMSIADKPGLVPGIIGGAIAADGSFYGSDAGAGFLGGIVAGFIAGYIAKWIKQVKVPKAMAPIMPIIIIPIIASVIVGLIFIYLIGAPIAGIFAALTAWLKGMQGANIIILAMIIGAMIAFDMGGPVNKVAFLFGSALIAEGNYSVMGMVAVAVCTPPIGLGIATFINRRKFNHNEIEMGKASFTMGLFGITEGAIPFAAQDPLRIIPANVIGAMVAAVIAALGGVGDRVAHGGPIVAVLGGIDKVLFFFVAVIVGSLVTTALVLVLKKQSPQIATVTGTPASTEIDATPQEATQEETQTRQTSLQQTDTTHLIHPETTIIHQATMSRDEAIEYMVLNLEKQGYVKNKETLVHDIFAREAESTTALGMNIAMPHAKTTGIAQPVVSVLKNSEGITWESLDGTMPHIVFLITVPESSHDTHLKTLQNLSRHLMDDAQREALLQSETEDELYQHVEKMMT
- a CDS encoding MFS transporter — translated: MVNSLTIPVIGNIIDRHHNKSILLLGQIVSIISLLSFILFYNHQYQMIFILMILLTVVDVTVKTIVSSNLKWITGDHLERVVSLRQLIQSSALLVSPIVGGILISILTIQHVAIINIITELLALIFIFLLAFKEGVLKVRDKTFGAILKQVCVIFIK
- a CDS encoding glucosaminidase domain-containing protein; amino-acid sequence: MKSNYVVRILIATALVAPSFSPVDAYATTKSNSTDDTADTKSEANTSNETQQTEGMDAFFKKYGETSQEHDDTEKSHPNNDKNNPQLPSKDALTSSREHAPQQSSDSSKHATRQTTIFEKQPEEANGQQRLSIIEDPETRAFINRIAPDAHEIAENEGLYASIMIAQAILESDSGRSDLSKAPNYNLFGMKGAYHGASVPFQTLESDGKQMYQINADFRKYPDNKASLDDYATLIKNGIDGHPTIYKDAWKSQSSDYRKAAKALVGTYATDPDYDQKLIHLIETYDLSRYDNPELASPLSEGSVQKPDALKNVNFQPFRVAGESANYPQGQCTWYVYHRMAQYNVHIAKDMGNASDWSYNALTKGYKVTDTPEPHNAIVFQPNQLGADRYYGHVAFVEKVNDDGSIVISETNVKGLGVISYRTIDANTAKQLDYITGQPR
- a CDS encoding YhgE/Pip domain-containing protein; the encoded protein is MKNPIDIFKMDIKQLVKSPIAWLALIMLTVLPALFAWYDLSANKDPFQQTEHMKIGVVNEDKGTKIQGRKINVGKTVEQQLKTQKKWDWQFVDRQTAESALKKGNYVAVLHIPQTFSEDVTGIIRQKPKQTTVTYHVNEKINAITPKLTDATMGESIKQADAMFNASVMKVLLDEANKQGIQLEDQLPSYQKIRDSIALANEAMPKIEQFKQAVIELDRQQTDLEKNLTALQQVTQYKNEAMAANQQLNQIHNQNLAKYGPVLSGQAYDISVATGQFNQSLEPLFNQYDSVRTNLENHQPGARAQLSTLAQTLEKDFPSVQTDINKANQQFETLDKDNTLEHIVKLMRTDLKKQAGVASNPIHLERQSLFTVESFQSGLTPFITSTALWLGLLLTTLLIHARHPYETTIEARSSRFHFLGRIGLYTWITLFQASTIIITLFFILEIPIQSRLLFVGVSAFVALIYVFIVYTLVALFGNIGKIGVVLLLAFQFVGTDGVFPSAVAPSFVQKIQPFLPFHHSLMLFREAVGGVVYEALVTEMAWLGLFGIGVFISGLLLYPLLRRLRLKRIEKRGTSKLFE
- a CDS encoding DUF2200 domain-containing protein; its protein translation is MSEKIYRMKVKSVYPHYINKAEKKGRTKQEVDTIIKWQTGYTQEALEQQLEQEVTFEQFFKEAPELNPDRKKVKGVICGIRVEEIEDDIVQEVRYLDKMIDELAKGKTLDKIFRKST